Proteins encoded in a region of the Populus nigra chromosome 3, ddPopNigr1.1, whole genome shotgun sequence genome:
- the LOC133688602 gene encoding uncharacterized protein LOC133688602, protein MSSASPVSYSFDDKDLDDDALWAVIDSAEASHSSSKSRKYPKFQSPSPPPPPPPPRRSHFNNNSPYSDPYRRAPKIARSCASSSEVSEGTSSHLAVVRTPILKTSSYYSPESYLSPHIASEVSPVALEMEEKDAMTRHCLDGRFPTVSLFKDYQNAAMAILEKSDITMISGNPFIKKSGWRKISFYFNLSYEIKDRTIEFDDNRNVQRAEFVVRAYMQGGRFSDGWGSCDRREKRFLKPNHDIPSTAETRAKNKACQDLLGIGEYRPGANKFHQKV, encoded by the exons ATGTCCTCCGCTTCACCTGTTTCTTACTCATTCGACGACAAAGACCTCGACGACGACGCATTGTGGGCCGTAATCGATTCGGCGGAGGCTTCTCACTCTTCCTCCAAGTCTCGCAAATACCCCAAATTTCAAtctccatcaccaccaccaccacctcctcctcctcgcaGATCCCATTTTAATAATAACTCCCCCTATTCCGATCCCTATCGTCGCGCTCCCAAAATCGCCAGATCCTGCGCGTCCTCCTCCGAGGTCAGCGAAGGTACCAGCAGCCATCTCGCTGTGGTTAGGACTCCGATTCTCAAAACTTCGTCGTATTACTCTCCTGAGTCATATTTGTCACCGCACATCGCATCCGAAGTTTCTCCCGTGGCCTTGGAGATGGAGGAGAAGGATGCTATGACGAGGCATTGCCTGGATGGAAGGTTTCCAACCGTTTCTCTTTTTAAAGACTATCAGAACGCAGCTATGGCG ATTTTGGAGAAATCTGATATCACCATGATTTCTGGGAATCCGTTCATCAAGAAGTCAG GTTGGAGGAAGATATCATTTTACTTCAATCTCTCTTATGAAATCAAAGACAGGACCATTGAATTTGACGACAACCGAAATGTTCAGCGTGCAGAATTTGTGGTTCGGGCCTATATGCA GGGTGGTAGGTTCTCTGATGGATGGGGTTCATGTGATCGGCGTGAGAAGAGATTCTTAAAACCAAATCATGATATTCCAAGTACAGCGGAAACCAGAGCAAAAAATAAAGCCTGTCAG GACCTTCTTGGAATCGGAGAATATCGTCCTGGTGCGAACAAGTTTCACCAGAAAGTATAG